The following are encoded together in the Bacillus sp. V2I10 genome:
- a CDS encoding SprT family protein — protein MNETELQELTESISKTYFHKKFLHKAFFNSRLRTTGGRYLLKSHNIEINPKYLAQGLEEVIGIIKHELCHYHLHLEGRGYKHRDPEFRELLSKVDAPRFCKPLQTAARIKKTIEYQCTACMFIYKRHRRMDTSKYVCGKCGGKIKLVS, from the coding sequence ATGAATGAAACAGAGCTTCAGGAACTGACAGAATCTATTTCAAAAACTTACTTTCACAAAAAGTTCCTACATAAAGCTTTCTTTAACAGCCGGCTGCGGACAACAGGCGGCAGATACCTTTTAAAAAGCCATAACATTGAGATTAACCCTAAGTATTTAGCTCAAGGATTAGAAGAAGTAATTGGCATAATCAAACATGAACTTTGCCACTATCATCTTCATTTAGAAGGCAGAGGATACAAACACCGTGATCCTGAATTTAGGGAGCTGCTTTCTAAAGTGGATGCGCCCAGATTCTGCAAACCTCTGCAGACGGCTGCCAGAATAAAGAAGACAATAGAGTATCAATGTACAGCCTGCATGTTCATTTACAAACGGCACAGAAGAATGGATACTTCCAAGTATGTATGCGGAAAGTGCGGCGGGAAAATAAAACTTGTTTCATAA
- the cmpA gene encoding cortex morphogenetic protein CmpA, which produces MPSWLKNQMQRAFYEKDRYQIKMLNQCWYFYRKKHCS; this is translated from the coding sequence ATGCCTTCATGGTTAAAAAACCAAATGCAGCGTGCTTTTTATGAAAAGGATCGGTATCAAATAAAAATGCTGAATCAATGCTGGTATTTCTATAGAAAAAAACACTGCTCATGA
- a CDS encoding Tex family protein, with product MAEKTERIMKTISADLSITYKQVSNVIALLEDGNTVPFIARYRKEQTGALDEVQIRDISEKWQYTQNLESRKEEVIRLIDEQGKLTEELKKEIENALKLQKVEDLYRPYKQKRRTKATVAKERGLEPLAEWIKGQPSKGSLKEKALEYVNEDQEVLTAEDAIEGAKDILAEWISDEPSYRQWIREQTFRKGKIITSSKDEEKDEKKVYEMYYEYEEPIQKVVPHRVLAMNRGEKEGILKVSIQAPADQITTHIQRNELKNQHTVVKGVYIEAIEDSYKRLIQPSIEREIRKELMEKADDRAIHIFSENLRNLLLQPPLKGRVVLGIDPAFRTGCKLAAVDETGKVLEIGVIYPHPPVNKAKEAKQKLINVIKKNNIELIAIGNGTASRETEQFVADLIDELKSDLAYIIVNEAGASVYSASDLAREEFPEFQVEERSAVSIARRLQDPLAELVKIDPKSVGVGQYQHDVTQKKLNDSLTFVVETVVNQVGVNVNTASSSLLQYVAGLSKAVAVNIVKQRDEIGKFQDRKQLKKIPRLGAKTFEQCIGFLRIPDGKHPLDSTGIHPESYKEVEELLKMLGLTLNDVGTEQLREKIADIHIKETAEAIDLGELTLKDICDSLVRPGRDPRDEIAKPLLKKGVLKLEDLQTGMELQGTVRNVVDFGAFVDIGVKQDGLVHISKLRNSFVKHPLDVVSVGDVVTVWVDSVDAHKGRVALTMINS from the coding sequence ATGGCAGAGAAGACAGAGCGCATTATGAAAACAATCAGTGCGGATTTATCCATTACATATAAACAGGTATCGAATGTTATAGCTTTATTAGAAGATGGCAACACAGTTCCTTTCATTGCAAGATACAGAAAAGAACAGACAGGTGCATTAGATGAGGTGCAAATCCGTGATATCTCGGAAAAGTGGCAGTATACGCAAAACCTGGAATCAAGAAAGGAAGAAGTCATCCGTTTAATTGATGAACAGGGAAAGCTTACAGAAGAGCTTAAAAAAGAAATAGAAAATGCATTAAAACTTCAAAAGGTAGAAGACCTCTATCGTCCATATAAACAAAAACGAAGAACCAAAGCAACGGTTGCCAAAGAGAGAGGATTAGAACCTCTTGCAGAGTGGATAAAGGGACAGCCTTCTAAAGGGTCGCTCAAGGAAAAAGCGCTCGAGTATGTAAACGAGGACCAGGAGGTTTTGACTGCAGAAGATGCAATCGAAGGCGCAAAGGACATTTTAGCTGAGTGGATTTCAGATGAGCCTTCCTATCGTCAATGGATTCGTGAGCAAACCTTCCGAAAGGGAAAAATCATCACATCTTCAAAGGATGAAGAAAAAGATGAGAAGAAAGTGTATGAAATGTACTATGAGTACGAAGAGCCGATTCAAAAGGTTGTCCCGCACCGGGTCCTTGCAATGAATCGCGGGGAAAAAGAAGGAATCCTGAAAGTATCCATTCAGGCTCCGGCAGACCAGATCACTACCCATATTCAAAGAAATGAACTGAAAAATCAGCACACAGTGGTGAAGGGTGTCTATATTGAAGCAATTGAGGACTCCTATAAACGATTAATTCAGCCGTCAATTGAACGTGAAATCAGAAAAGAATTAATGGAGAAAGCGGATGATCGTGCGATTCATATTTTCTCTGAAAATCTGCGTAACCTTTTGCTTCAGCCGCCATTGAAAGGCCGTGTCGTATTAGGGATTGACCCTGCTTTCCGGACGGGATGTAAGCTTGCAGCTGTCGATGAGACCGGAAAAGTCCTTGAAATAGGTGTCATCTACCCTCATCCTCCGGTCAATAAAGCTAAAGAAGCAAAACAAAAATTAATCAATGTGATCAAAAAAAATAACATCGAGCTGATTGCGATTGGGAACGGAACGGCTTCAAGAGAGACAGAACAATTTGTTGCAGATCTCATTGATGAACTAAAATCAGATCTTGCCTACATCATCGTAAATGAAGCGGGGGCAAGTGTTTATTCTGCATCTGACCTTGCCCGCGAGGAATTTCCTGAGTTCCAAGTGGAAGAGCGAAGTGCAGTTTCCATCGCAAGAAGATTGCAGGATCCGCTTGCAGAGCTAGTTAAAATTGATCCTAAATCAGTAGGAGTAGGACAATACCAGCATGACGTCACACAGAAGAAGTTAAATGATTCTCTGACTTTCGTTGTTGAAACAGTTGTTAACCAGGTAGGAGTGAATGTCAACACAGCATCATCATCACTCCTGCAATATGTAGCCGGCTTGAGCAAAGCTGTTGCGGTCAACATTGTGAAGCAGCGGGATGAAATTGGAAAGTTCCAGGACAGGAAGCAATTAAAGAAAATACCTAGACTTGGGGCAAAAACGTTTGAACAATGCATAGGTTTCCTGAGAATACCTGACGGAAAACATCCGCTTGACTCAACAGGCATTCATCCTGAGAGCTACAAAGAGGTTGAAGAGCTCCTTAAAATGCTCGGACTAACCCTGAATGATGTCGGAACGGAGCAGCTAAGAGAAAAAATAGCGGATATTCATATTAAAGAAACCGCAGAAGCTATCGATCTTGGAGAGCTTACACTGAAAGATATTTGTGATTCTCTAGTTCGACCTGGACGCGACCCTCGTGATGAAATCGCCAAGCCGCTGCTTAAAAAGGGCGTCTTGAAACTCGAGGACCTTCAAACAGGAATGGAACTTCAGGGCACTGTGCGCAATGTTGTGGATTTTGGCGCTTTTGTTGACATCGGCGTAAAACAGGACGGGCTCGTTCATATTTCAAAGCTTAGAAACTCTTTTGTCAAACATCCTCTCGATGTAGTTTCAGTAGGTGACGTTGTTACGGTTTGGGTGGACTCTGTAGATGCACATAAAGGCCGTGTTGCCTTGACGATGATAAACAGTTAA
- a CDS encoding PP2C family serine/threonine-protein phosphatase, producing MIQIEENNRVYAYAYQMQKEGKTLCGDSFLIKATEDYFICAVADGLGSGERAYESSSAIKDVVEEFHAEDVGLLIEKSNEVLKNKRGATVAIFKAYFKQNQLTFSSVGNIRFVLYSPSGTFVYPLPVLGYMSGKPQKFRVQSFPYDIGAKFIIHSDGLNIPAVKSLLKDHRTIEDISNQLEPYTKSRADDLTYVVGQLF from the coding sequence ATGATTCAAATTGAAGAAAACAATCGTGTCTATGCATATGCTTATCAAATGCAAAAAGAAGGTAAAACTTTATGCGGGGACAGTTTCTTAATTAAAGCAACTGAAGACTATTTCATATGTGCTGTTGCAGATGGTCTTGGCAGCGGTGAACGAGCTTATGAATCGTCTTCTGCCATTAAAGATGTCGTTGAGGAATTTCATGCAGAGGACGTTGGACTGCTGATCGAGAAATCAAATGAGGTATTAAAAAATAAACGCGGAGCAACTGTTGCTATTTTTAAAGCGTATTTTAAACAGAATCAATTAACATTCAGTTCTGTTGGAAATATCCGATTTGTCCTCTATTCTCCTTCAGGCACATTCGTCTATCCTCTTCCTGTTCTGGGCTATATGTCAGGTAAACCTCAGAAATTCCGTGTTCAATCCTTTCCATACGATATTGGTGCAAAATTCATTATCCATTCAGATGGACTTAACATTCCTGCTGTAAAATCACTGCTTAAGGATCACCGGACAATTGAAGATATTTCAAATCAGCTTGAACCTTATACTAAGTCAAGGGCGGATGATTTAACCTATGTAGTCGGTCAGCTATTCTAG
- the sigB gene encoding RNA polymerase sigma factor SigB: MTQPSKTTKRTKEEINELIFDFQHNQNEDAQLFLVEYYSGLVETLAKKYSRGKSFHEDLKQVGMIGLLGAIRRYDPEFGKTFEAFAIPTVIGEIKRFLRDKTWSVHVPRRIKELGPKIKMAVDELTNSLQRSPLVHEIADYLEVTEEEVLETMEMGKSYQALSVDHSIEADSDGSTVTILDIVGSKEEGYEQVNQKLMLESVLHVLSDREKEIIHHTYILNKSQKEAGEILGISQMHVSRLQRRAITKLKEALSADLSMGQH, translated from the coding sequence ATGACACAACCATCCAAAACTACGAAGCGAACTAAAGAAGAAATAAATGAATTGATTTTCGATTTTCAGCACAACCAAAATGAAGATGCTCAGCTTTTTCTTGTGGAATATTACAGCGGGCTAGTTGAAACACTGGCTAAGAAATATTCAAGAGGCAAAAGCTTTCATGAAGACTTAAAGCAGGTGGGCATGATTGGCTTGCTTGGGGCGATCCGCCGCTATGATCCTGAATTCGGAAAAACGTTTGAAGCCTTTGCCATTCCGACTGTCATCGGTGAGATCAAGCGATTCCTGCGCGATAAAACATGGAGTGTTCATGTTCCAAGAAGAATTAAAGAGCTTGGACCTAAAATAAAAATGGCTGTAGACGAATTAACAAATTCCCTTCAGCGCTCACCGCTTGTTCACGAAATAGCAGACTACCTTGAGGTGACAGAGGAAGAAGTGCTTGAGACGATGGAGATGGGCAAAAGCTATCAGGCTTTATCTGTCGATCATTCGATTGAGGCTGATTCCGACGGCAGCACAGTGACAATTCTTGATATCGTAGGATCAAAAGAAGAAGGATACGAGCAAGTGAATCAAAAGCTTATGCTTGAAAGTGTTCTTCACGTTCTGTCAGACCGTGAAAAAGAAATTATTCATCACACATATATTTTAAATAAGAGTCAAAAGGAAGCGGGAGAAATTCTTGGGATTTCTCAAATGCACGTATCTAGACTTCAAAGAAGAGCGATTACGAAGTTAAAAGAAGCACTTTCGGCTGACTTATCAATGGGGCAGCATTAA
- the rsbW gene encoding anti-sigma B factor RsbW, giving the protein MKQLVDYIEVKIPAKPEFVGIVRLTLSGIASRMGYSYDEIEDLKIAISEACTNAVQHAYEKIEGGEVMIGFGLYDDRLEVMVSDSGQSFNFEQKKNELGPYSAANPVDQLPEGGLGLYLMETLMDEVHVQIDSGVTVFMTKYLNGERVEHDTTIQNYEAN; this is encoded by the coding sequence ATGAAACAGTTAGTGGATTACATCGAGGTGAAAATACCTGCTAAACCGGAATTTGTCGGCATTGTCCGTTTGACTCTTTCTGGTATCGCTAGCAGAATGGGTTACTCCTATGATGAAATTGAAGATTTAAAAATTGCGATCAGTGAAGCATGCACAAATGCTGTGCAGCACGCTTATGAGAAAATCGAAGGCGGAGAAGTCATGATCGGCTTTGGTCTTTACGATGACCGTCTTGAAGTAATGGTGTCAGACAGCGGTCAAAGCTTCAATTTTGAACAAAAGAAAAACGAACTGGGTCCTTATTCGGCTGCAAACCCTGTTGACCAACTTCCAGAAGGAGGGTTGGGGCTCTACTTGATGGAAACGCTTATGGATGAAGTTCATGTACAGATCGATTCCGGCGTTACCGTCTTTATGACAAAGTATTTAAACGGGGAGCGAGTAGAACATGACACAACCATCCAAAACTACGAAGCGAACTAA